aaaatcgacagggggtaggtgcctaaatttttcggcgagaaaaaaaatttcaactcgttctgaaaaaattattttcggtttcgggggtcaattacaatcatttttggtaaatatatgtgccctcaaaatcctacgcacttccgagaaaaaaattcaggaaggtggacaaattttttggcgaaattaaaaaatttcaaatcgttctaaaaaaattatttttggtttcgggggtcaattacaatcatttttggtgaatatacataaccctgaaatcctacacactttcgagaaaaaaattctttaccgaaaatacaaatgTGTGGACAGAAATGTTtcctcaaaatttcatgcgtatgtttaaaacatcgtaacttTTGGAAGGTTTTGAAGGATTACCGAAAAAgtaattctgttataaaatttatttaaaagtcaGGTCAAATCTGGTTTACAAAAGTAATCGCTATATTTTTCTAAACAAGTAAACAAAATACATTTTTGAAACAATCGATAATTAGAAACGACAATAAAGAAACAAACTAGTAGAGTATAACAGACAAAgcctaaaattatattgtataacTGTTTTGAGAATGATGACCGTTATGTGATCTTACCTTCGGAGCATGTATAGCTTTTACGCGGTGAATCCATAACATAATCGTCGACCGTGCGACATAACCTCCAATAAATGGTAGTTTAATTTACGAACAAGTTTTTTTAACCTttgtaaaaatatgaaaatactAGAAGATCCAGTCTTCAAAACAAACTACCAAAAATATAAAGTTCGTGTCAAACTATGGGAAAGTCGCTTTACGGAAAAATATGGACGTAAGCCTAACAGGGTATGTACATAACTTACGTTTTTTACATTCAATACATTTAATACGACTGAAGTTTTACTACTAACAAGTATTAATGATAATTTCTAAATTTCATTTCGCTGTTGAGTTGTAGCGATCGATGCATTTCAGACAAATTtcgtaaaaaagtattagtcccATTGTAAAATCCATTTCAAAAAGATATTTcgtaaatttataattaaataactATTTCAGTAAAAGcaaaattctttatttttatcGCTGCTTAACATTTTCTTTGTATTTCTGGTTAATACAACTGCAACTGAAAAGTAAAATAATACCATAACTTAggcgatatttatattttttagaatGACATTAAAGAGGCtgacataaaaataaaagaatcatATAAAATGTATTGGAAATTGAAAACACAAGCCTTAGAAGAAACACTCACGGATATTACATTTTCCGATGAAATACAAGACAATGTTTCCGATAAAACATTAACTCAGACAGTGgttgaagaaataaaaaaagacaACAAATTATTAGTGGAGGATAATAAGCAAAGTACAGATAGTACAGATGGAAAAGATATTGGAGATATAGATGACAAGAATGTAGAAAGTATAGAGAAAAAAGATACAGAAAATGTAGGTACGAAGGATACAGAAAATATAGATCCCCATTGTCATAAAAATCAACCTATCTTTGATGATCCAACGACAAATAAAACTGAATACAAAAATGTGGAAGGTGTATGGGGTGATCACTTAAGTAAAAGCAACGAACAAGTGCCTAAAAAGAAACAAACTCTACTTGCAAGTAAATCATCTTCATTTCAATTATCACTAAATAAATTTACAAGCTCAAGTTTTACAAAAAGAAATCCTAGAAAATCACTATCTATGTCAAAGATTAAAAGTAAATCTGAAAGAAATATTAGCACCAGTACAAGCGAGAACGTAGAACAAACTAAGAATAGAGACACAAGCAAGGAAAGTAACCTTACTGTCGATGAAGACGTAACACCTATGTTTGGTGAACCAGTAAAAGTTACATACATGAAACAAAAACCTACTAGTCACTCAATTAGTACTGTACAACAATTAATGGAAGGTTATACGGTTAATAGAAATTTAAACCCAGGCTGGCTGCAGAGATGTGCAAAGCAAAGTAATTTGGAATATTCAATGGCCGATTTACAGACGCTCTCTGGTACGAGCGATTCTGGAATCGAATCGATGGAAACGAGTATTCAATCGCCTAATGAAAATATCACGGTACTCGAGCCGACTAAATTGATACAAGTATCGGACGAAGAGGACTTTATTTGTAATAGTGACTCGGAAGAAGAACGTAGACATAAACGTATCAGAAACATTAACAAAAGATTCAGCGATCAAGAGAATTATCCTGCTAAAAGAATATGCACCGATATTCGCACGAGTATACCCGTTGAAAAACAAGTATCAAATACAATACATTTCATGTATTCTATCGAGAATGTTAACACGCCTACGAACGTGCAAGCAAAAAATAATGATATAAGCGATAAAAGTATAAACAATGTGACAAATTTGATCGAGAATGCAGAGACAATATCTACCGAAATTCATCCATCTCGTCGCAAAACTTTTAGAAGAATTAAGCAAGCCTCGTCCGATGATTCTGATCCAGATTTCGATGAGAATGATAAAAAACATACAAAACAAAAAGTATCAAGGAAAATACGAACAACTAGTACAAAAACAACGAAAAATTCAACGAAGGGAACAAATTCGAGAAAGGAGAAGGCAAGCAAAGCTGGAAGAAGGAAGTCctctagaaaaaaaaagaacgtaGAAACAGATGAGGAAGACTTATTAGAGTCTGAAGCTACAAATTCAGAAAACACAGTAATTAAAAAGCCTCCGATATATGCGATAGAGACTTTGCAAGCTGTTCCACGTTTTGCTATCAATAAAAGTAAACAGGGAAACCTTATTGAACAATGCACCAAATCGGTTTCCTCGACGACTAATAATTCAAGCGTCGATTCTATCGTACCTACGACAAGACCAAAAGGGCAATTAACTGATAAAGAAAAATTAGAGAAGAAGGTTATGGACGGAAAAATAAACGAGAACTTCGTTAGAATAAACTTGAAGAAAAAGGTATTTGTTCGTGGCAAAAAGAACTTTAATTTCTCGAAGTATAAAAAGAATCAGTGGAAGCAAAGAAAGAAAGAATTAGGATCCGGAGAAGGTAGTTTACACGTAGCCGACTTCGTTGAAAAACATAATGTATTGACGTGCTTTGTCTGCGGAGACGTTGGTCACTTTTCGAGAAACTGTCCGAATAGAAAAGGCGACGATCTGATACCGTTGGAAGAAGTAGACGATAGTTCGCAGTTTCCTACTTTGGAAGAAGCCCAGCAAATGGCTAGTCAAAGTGCAGTCACAGTACACGCAAATAGAATTAATCTTTTACCGAAAACCCCATCTCATTCTTCCGCGGTAGAAAACGAATCGGAGGATAAGACTGACGATAACGATTTATGGGAACCTATCGAGGATGAAGAACTTCTATGCGGGCATAAAATACCCGAGGAGTTGATATCGAAGTTATTACCTCCCAAACTTGACACTGTACGTCCATTGTACGAAGTTAAAGAAGACAAATCGTGTATCGATACACCGGCCGAAGTAGTTGAAACGTTACAGAAATTCGGTCACGAGAATTTTAGACCCGGACAAGAGAAAGCAGTGATGAGAATACTTTCTGGTCAATCAACGTTGGTTACTCTATCCACTGGTTCCGGAAAATCATTGTGTTACCAACTGCCTGCGTATCTTTATTCGAAACATTCTAACTGTATTACTTTGGTCATATCACCGTTAGTGTCTTTGATGGACGATCAAGTGACGGGCGTACCGTCATTTTTGTCCGCAGCGTGTCTGCACACAAACCAAACGGAAAAAGTACGAAACAACGTGATGGAAAACTTGAAGCACGGAAAAGTGAACATTTTGTTAGTCTCCCCAGAGGCCGTGGTCGCTGGCGAAAAATCAACTGGCTTCGGCGCCATATTTAGACAACTTCCACCGATTGCTTTTGCGTGCATAGACGAGGCTCACTGTATTTCGCAATGGTCCCATAACTTCCGTCCGTCTTATCTCATGGTGTGTCGAGTTCTCCGAGAAAAATTAGGCGTCAAAACGGTGCTAGCTTTGACTGCCACCGCGAGAAAGGTTACCTGTGAAAGTATAGTAAAGCATTTAGACATACACGACGGAATGGCGGGTATCATTTCTGACATTCCAATGCCGACAAACCTATTGCTAACAAGTTCCAGAGAAGAAAACAAGAACGAAGCTTTAATAAAATTGTTGGAAAGTGAAAGGTTCCAGGAGTGTGATTCGGTTATCGTTTACTGTACTCGTCGAGAAGAGTGCGAACGAATTGCTGGTCTTCTAAGAGCGTCTTTACCGGTATTATTATTCTTCCTTTTTCGCAATCACTCGATCGTTGGTAACGTGATACTGTTACGTATTATTTATTCATTAACAGGAAACGCATAATCCCAATAAACGTAATAGCAAACTCTCTTCCGTCGCGGAGCCGTATCATGCTGGATTATCGGCCTACCGTCGGAAAACTGTACAGAAGGCGTTCATGAACgggaatattaaaattgttgTGGCTACGGTTGCTTTCGGTATGGGTCTAAATAAACCAGATATTCGTGCCGTAATCCACTACAATATGCCTGGAACGTTTGAAGGTTACGTTCAGGAAATCGGAAGAGCCGGACGAGATGGACTTGTAGCACATtgtcatttatttttaaatcctAAGGTATTGTAAAATAGCATGTTTTTCAAACGTCGTCGATTCTCTTTCGTCAAATACATGATTCGATCGAACATTCAATGCTATCTCCGATTTAGGAGGACAACGATAAATGGGAACTGCGCCGACATATTTATGCAAATGGCGTAGACAGACATACGATCAGGCGTTTGCTCGAAAAAGTTTTTATTCCGTGTTCGTGTTCGAAGTTACGCGAAAAAAATGATGGCCGTAGATGTCCTGGCCACGAAGTTGCTATACCGATCGATGAAACGGTCGAAGCTCTAGATATTACCTCGGAATCCATTTCGACCCTTTTATGCTACCTTGAACTGCACCCTAAAAGATTCATCACAGTTCTTTCGTCGGTGTATGTAAGAGCTAGGGTATCGAGTTACAATGGACCTATGGGGTTGAAACATGCCGCGCAATCAGTGAGTATTTGCAATATTTGTTCGAAATAGATGATGTTTGGTAACATGGAAATAATTAACGTGACAATTTTAGTCTCCGCCACTGGCAATGGCAATAGCAATGGACCTGCAAAAAGGTATTTCTCACGAAGATAGTAACGTTATCGAGTTTCCGGTTGTGGACATAGCGTCCGCCATTGGTTGGGATAGCGGTGTAGCGAAGAGTCATCTTAAAAGTTTAGAGTGGAAAACAGGTGTGCTTTCGTGAATAATTAGATACTCTATTTTCCATAAATAACCGACTGATATTAAAATATACTCAATTTTTCCTTGTCTTTCAGTTAACGGATCTTCAAAACGTTCGGCTATTTCGGTAAAATATGACACGCTTGGGTTAAGAGTGAGAGCTCCTGGTGATCTTACAGAAAATGAACTGGACGAAGCACTTGACGCTTTGTTTAGTCGTGCACAGTCTCAAGAAACCTCAGCTATACAACAACTCGAAACAATTAGCTTAACACTTCATAAGTTTAGCATGAAATCAGTGACAGAGTGTTTAATAACGAATGCAGACATTACTGAGAAATCTGATCAATTAAAGAATGTTATTAGAAGATACTTTGCAGGAGAAGTTTTGTTGGATATTGATTTGAAGCAACAAGTATGGAATTTTCTACGATTTTAGATACTGATTACAGTAGACTATTGAATCATGTTtagtacatttttttatttttatttccagaTGAAGTTGACAAATGAAGACGATGTCGCTGGTGACGttcgaaatttaattataaactatCGAGATGTTAATTTTAATGGACGCGCTATTGCTCGTATTTTCCACGGTATACAAAGCCCGAATTATCCCGCCTACATTTGGAATAAATGTCGCTTTTGGAGGTCTCATCTTTCGTGCAACTTCAACGCTTTGTGCCAAATTGCAACAAGAGAAATTTTGGCATTACGCTAGGGAAGTATATTTTCAATGTTTTTAAGGATGAACTTTGATTTTACGATTGTTACAGCACAATATAGCAGAATTTTTTAAACAGTAATTATCACAAATATTTG
The sequence above is a segment of the Colletes latitarsis isolate SP2378_abdomen chromosome 6, iyColLati1, whole genome shotgun sequence genome. Coding sequences within it:
- the Recq4 gene encoding recQ4 helicase isoform X2; translation: MYWKLKTQALEETLTDITFSDEIQDNVSDKTLTQTVVEEIKKDNKLLVEDNKQSTDSTDGKDIGDIDDKNVESIEKKDTENVGTKDTENIDPHCHKNQPIFDDPTTNKTEYKNVEGVWGDHLSKSNEQVPKKKQTLLASKSSSFQLSLNKFTSSSFTKRNPRKSLSMSKIKSKSERNISTSTSENVEQTKNRDTSKESNLTVDEDVTPMFGEPVKVTYMKQKPTSHSISTVQQLMEGYTVNRNLNPGWLQRCAKQSNLEYSMADLQTLSGTSDSGIESMETSIQSPNENITVLEPTKLIQVSDEEDFICNSDSEEERRHKRIRNINKRFSDQENYPAKRICTDIRTSIPVEKQVSNTIHFMYSIENVNTPTNVQAKNNDISDKSINNVTNLIENAETISTEIHPSRRKTFRRIKQASSDDSDPDFDENDKKHTKQKVSRKIRTTSTKTTKNSTKGTNSRKEKASKAGRRKSSRKKKNVETDEEDLLESEATNSENTVIKKPPIYAIETLQAVPRFAINKSKQGNLIEQCTKSVSSTTNNSSVDSIVPTTRPKGQLTDKEKLEKKVMDGKINENFVRINLKKKVFVRGKKNFNFSKYKKNQWKQRKKELGSGEGSLHVADFVEKHNVLTCFVCGDVGHFSRNCPNRKGDDLIPLEEVDDSSQFPTLEEAQQMASQSAVTVHANRINLLPKTPSHSSAVENESEDKTDDNDLWEPIEDEELLCGHKIPEELISKLLPPKLDTVRPLYEVKEDKSCIDTPAEVVETLQKFGHENFRPGQEKAVMRILSGQSTLVTLSTGSGKSLCYQLPAYLYSKHSNCITLVISPLVSLMDDQVTGVPSFLSAACLHTNQTEKVRNNVMENLKHGKVNILLVSPEAVVAGEKSTGFGAIFRQLPPIAFACIDEAHCISQWSHNFRPSYLMVCRVLREKLGVKTVLALTATARKVTCESIVKHLDIHDGMAGIISDIPMPTNLLLTSSREENKNEALIKLLESERFQECDSVIVYCTRREECERIAGLLRASLPETHNPNKRNSKLSSVAEPYHAGLSAYRRKTVQKAFMNGNIKIVVATVAFGMGLNKPDIRAVIHYNMPGTFEGYVQEIGRAGRDGLVAHCHLFLNPKEDNDKWELRRHIYANGVDRHTIRRLLEKVFIPCSCSKLREKNDGRRCPGHEVAIPIDETVEALDITSESISTLLCYLELHPKRFITVLSSVYVRARVSSYNGPMGLKHAAQSSPPLAMAIAMDLQKGISHEDSNVIEFPVVDIASAIGWDSGVAKSHLKSLEWKTVNGSSKRSAISVKYDTLGLRVRAPGDLTENELDEALDALFSRAQSQETSAIQQLETISLTLHKFSMKSVTECLITNADITEKSDQLKNVIRRYFAGEVLLDIDLKQQMKLTNEDDVAGDVRNLIINYRDVNFNGRAIARIFHGIQSPNYPAYIWNKCRFWRSHLSCNFNALCQIATREILALR
- the Recq4 gene encoding recQ4 helicase isoform X1 gives rise to the protein MKILEDPVFKTNYQKYKVRVKLWESRFTEKYGRKPNRNDIKEADIKIKESYKMYWKLKTQALEETLTDITFSDEIQDNVSDKTLTQTVVEEIKKDNKLLVEDNKQSTDSTDGKDIGDIDDKNVESIEKKDTENVGTKDTENIDPHCHKNQPIFDDPTTNKTEYKNVEGVWGDHLSKSNEQVPKKKQTLLASKSSSFQLSLNKFTSSSFTKRNPRKSLSMSKIKSKSERNISTSTSENVEQTKNRDTSKESNLTVDEDVTPMFGEPVKVTYMKQKPTSHSISTVQQLMEGYTVNRNLNPGWLQRCAKQSNLEYSMADLQTLSGTSDSGIESMETSIQSPNENITVLEPTKLIQVSDEEDFICNSDSEEERRHKRIRNINKRFSDQENYPAKRICTDIRTSIPVEKQVSNTIHFMYSIENVNTPTNVQAKNNDISDKSINNVTNLIENAETISTEIHPSRRKTFRRIKQASSDDSDPDFDENDKKHTKQKVSRKIRTTSTKTTKNSTKGTNSRKEKASKAGRRKSSRKKKNVETDEEDLLESEATNSENTVIKKPPIYAIETLQAVPRFAINKSKQGNLIEQCTKSVSSTTNNSSVDSIVPTTRPKGQLTDKEKLEKKVMDGKINENFVRINLKKKVFVRGKKNFNFSKYKKNQWKQRKKELGSGEGSLHVADFVEKHNVLTCFVCGDVGHFSRNCPNRKGDDLIPLEEVDDSSQFPTLEEAQQMASQSAVTVHANRINLLPKTPSHSSAVENESEDKTDDNDLWEPIEDEELLCGHKIPEELISKLLPPKLDTVRPLYEVKEDKSCIDTPAEVVETLQKFGHENFRPGQEKAVMRILSGQSTLVTLSTGSGKSLCYQLPAYLYSKHSNCITLVISPLVSLMDDQVTGVPSFLSAACLHTNQTEKVRNNVMENLKHGKVNILLVSPEAVVAGEKSTGFGAIFRQLPPIAFACIDEAHCISQWSHNFRPSYLMVCRVLREKLGVKTVLALTATARKVTCESIVKHLDIHDGMAGIISDIPMPTNLLLTSSREENKNEALIKLLESERFQECDSVIVYCTRREECERIAGLLRASLPETHNPNKRNSKLSSVAEPYHAGLSAYRRKTVQKAFMNGNIKIVVATVAFGMGLNKPDIRAVIHYNMPGTFEGYVQEIGRAGRDGLVAHCHLFLNPKEDNDKWELRRHIYANGVDRHTIRRLLEKVFIPCSCSKLREKNDGRRCPGHEVAIPIDETVEALDITSESISTLLCYLELHPKRFITVLSSVYVRARVSSYNGPMGLKHAAQSSPPLAMAIAMDLQKGISHEDSNVIEFPVVDIASAIGWDSGVAKSHLKSLEWKTVNGSSKRSAISVKYDTLGLRVRAPGDLTENELDEALDALFSRAQSQETSAIQQLETISLTLHKFSMKSVTECLITNADITEKSDQLKNVIRRYFAGEVLLDIDLKQQMKLTNEDDVAGDVRNLIINYRDVNFNGRAIARIFHGIQSPNYPAYIWNKCRFWRSHLSCNFNALCQIATREILALR